In Neorhizobium sp. NCHU2750, a single genomic region encodes these proteins:
- the pflB gene encoding formate C-acetyltransferase, with translation MGILSQTIVPADPWAGFKGETWRNAVDVRDFIQNNYTPYLADSTFLAGPTPRTLKVWETLGKLLAEERKKGVLAVSADRASTITAHDAGYIDESLELIVGLQTDAPLKRAIMPNGGLRMVENGLEAFGFELDPSVHEIWTKYRKSHNQGIFDVYSPEILAARKSGVITGLPDAYGRGRIIGDYRRVALYGTDALRAYKLKDFRAIENEVFNDDVMRLREEMSEQYRALDELKEMAAKYGCDISKPATNAREAIQWTYFAYLAAVKEQNGAAMSLGRVSTFLDIYIQRDIDAGILTEEQAQELIDDMIIKLRIVRFLRTPEYDQLFSGDPTWVTESIGGVGEDGRPLVTKSSYRFLHTLYNLGPAPEPNLTVLWSTKLPEGFKNFCAKVSADTSAIQYENDDLMRPKWGDDYGIACCVSAMRIGKQMQFFGARSNLAKALLYAINGGVDEKSGAVVAKGFEPIKGDVLDYDEVMAKFDKMMDWLAKTYVKALNTVHYMHDKYAYERIEMALHDRDILRTMACGIAGLSVAADSLSAIKYAKVKVIRNEAGLAVDYKIEGSYPAYGNNDDRADSIAVWLTETFMKKVASQPYFYRNSMPTQSVLTITSNVVYGKKTGNTPDGRRAGEPFAPGANPMNGRDTKGFVAAGASVAKIPYESALDGISWTASATPDALGRTSDERAKNLANCLDAYTAAGGFHVNVNVFNRETLVDAMDHPELYPQLTVRVSGYAVNFVKLTREQQLDVISRTFHSKM, from the coding sequence ATGGGCATCCTTTCCCAGACAATTGTCCCCGCCGATCCATGGGCCGGCTTCAAGGGAGAAACATGGCGCAACGCCGTCGACGTGCGCGATTTCATCCAGAACAATTACACACCTTATTTGGCAGACAGCACTTTCCTGGCAGGCCCGACCCCGCGAACCCTCAAGGTTTGGGAAACATTGGGCAAGCTCCTTGCCGAAGAACGCAAGAAGGGCGTCCTCGCCGTTTCCGCCGACCGCGCTTCGACGATTACGGCCCATGACGCCGGCTATATCGACGAAAGCCTCGAACTGATCGTCGGCCTGCAGACCGACGCGCCGCTGAAGCGCGCCATCATGCCGAACGGCGGCCTGCGCATGGTCGAAAACGGCCTCGAAGCCTTCGGTTTTGAACTTGATCCGTCGGTCCACGAAATCTGGACAAAATACCGCAAGAGCCACAACCAGGGTATCTTCGACGTCTACAGCCCGGAAATTCTCGCCGCCCGCAAGTCCGGCGTCATTACCGGCCTGCCGGATGCCTATGGTCGCGGCCGCATCATCGGCGACTATCGCCGCGTTGCCCTCTACGGCACGGATGCGCTGCGCGCCTATAAGCTGAAGGACTTCCGCGCCATCGAGAACGAAGTCTTCAATGACGACGTGATGCGCCTGCGCGAAGAAATGTCGGAACAGTATCGCGCTCTCGATGAACTGAAGGAAATGGCCGCCAAGTATGGCTGCGACATTTCCAAGCCGGCAACCAATGCCCGCGAAGCCATCCAGTGGACCTATTTCGCCTATCTGGCAGCCGTCAAGGAACAGAACGGTGCGGCCATGTCGCTCGGCCGTGTCTCGACTTTCCTCGACATCTACATCCAGCGCGATATCGACGCAGGCATCCTGACCGAAGAACAGGCTCAGGAACTGATCGACGACATGATCATCAAGCTCCGGATCGTCCGCTTCCTGCGCACGCCAGAGTATGACCAGCTGTTCTCGGGTGACCCCACCTGGGTCACGGAATCGATCGGTGGCGTCGGCGAAGACGGCCGCCCGCTCGTCACCAAGTCGAGCTACCGCTTCCTGCACACTCTCTACAACCTCGGCCCGGCTCCGGAACCGAACCTGACCGTGCTGTGGAGCACCAAGCTGCCGGAAGGCTTCAAGAACTTCTGCGCCAAGGTGTCGGCCGATACCAGCGCCATCCAGTACGAGAACGACGACCTGATGCGGCCCAAGTGGGGCGACGACTACGGCATTGCCTGCTGCGTCTCCGCCATGCGCATCGGCAAGCAGATGCAGTTCTTCGGTGCCCGCTCCAACCTCGCAAAGGCCCTGCTCTATGCGATCAACGGCGGCGTCGATGAAAAGAGCGGTGCAGTCGTTGCCAAGGGCTTCGAACCGATCAAGGGCGACGTCCTCGACTATGACGAAGTCATGGCCAAGTTCGACAAGATGATGGACTGGCTGGCCAAGACCTATGTCAAGGCGCTCAACACCGTCCACTACATGCACGACAAATACGCTTACGAGCGTATCGAAATGGCCCTGCACGACCGCGACATCCTGCGCACCATGGCTTGCGGCATCGCCGGCCTGTCGGTCGCAGCCGATAGCCTCTCGGCCATCAAGTATGCCAAGGTCAAGGTCATCCGCAACGAGGCAGGTCTCGCCGTCGATTACAAGATTGAAGGCAGCTACCCCGCTTACGGCAACAACGACGACCGTGCGGACAGTATCGCTGTATGGCTGACCGAAACCTTCATGAAGAAGGTTGCTTCCCAGCCCTACTTCTATCGCAACTCGATGCCGACCCAGTCGGTCCTGACGATCACCTCTAACGTGGTCTACGGCAAGAAGACCGGCAACACGCCGGACGGCCGTCGCGCAGGCGAGCCCTTCGCACCGGGTGCAAACCCGATGAACGGTCGCGACACCAAGGGCTTCGTGGCTGCCGGCGCATCGGTTGCCAAGATCCCCTACGAATCCGCCCTGGACGGTATTTCCTGGACGGCTTCGGCAACACCCGATGCCCTGGGCAGGACCTCGGACGAACGTGCGAAGAACCTCGCAAATTGCCTCGATGCCTACACGGCAGCAGGTGGTTTCCATGTCAACGTCAACGTCTTCAATCGCGAGACGCTGGTCGACGCCATGGATCATCCGGAACTCTACCCGCAGCTTACCGTGCGCGTATCCGGATATGCGGTCAATTTCGTCAAGCTGACCCGTGAACAGCAGCTCGACGTCATCTCGCGCACATTCCACTCGAAGATGTAA
- the pflA gene encoding pyruvate formate-lyase-activating protein, producing MDIQRAIARPPKAHAPAGCHLSTDFGYLHSVESGAAVDGPGMRFVFFMAGCLFRCIYCHNPDTWKLHNGRKITLDDAMAEIKPYGGFLKMAGGVTISGGEPLMQAPFVGEMFRHFKTELGLHTALDTQGYLHATVEDEWFDNVDLVLLDIKHIDPEVYLRLTAQPLQPTLDFAHRLVRLNKPIWLRYVLVPGWTDGHDDIAKLADFLAGLGSIVERVEVLPFHQMGTHKWEQLGMHYPLAGAPTPTPESTQEARNIFAQRGLTVF from the coding sequence ATGGACATTCAACGAGCGATCGCCCGCCCGCCCAAGGCGCATGCACCCGCAGGGTGCCACCTGTCGACGGATTTCGGGTACCTGCATTCCGTCGAAAGCGGTGCAGCCGTCGATGGTCCCGGAATGCGCTTCGTCTTCTTCATGGCGGGCTGCCTGTTCCGCTGCATCTATTGCCACAACCCCGACACCTGGAAGCTTCACAACGGACGCAAGATCACGCTCGACGACGCCATGGCCGAGATCAAGCCCTATGGCGGCTTCCTCAAGATGGCCGGCGGCGTGACGATCTCCGGCGGCGAACCACTGATGCAGGCTCCCTTCGTCGGTGAGATGTTCCGCCACTTCAAGACCGAGCTTGGCCTCCATACTGCGCTGGATACCCAGGGTTACCTTCATGCCACCGTAGAAGACGAGTGGTTCGACAACGTCGACCTCGTCCTTCTCGACATCAAGCATATCGACCCGGAAGTCTATCTGCGTCTGACCGCCCAGCCGCTGCAGCCGACCCTCGATTTCGCCCACCGGCTTGTCAGACTGAACAAGCCGATATGGCTCAGATATGTCCTCGTGCCCGGCTGGACCGATGGACATGACGACATTGCCAAACTTGCAGACTTCCTCGCCGGCCTCGGTTCGATCGTCGAGCGTGTCGAAGTCCTGCCCTTCCACCAGATGGGTACCCACAAATGGGAACAGCTGGGGATGCATTACCCCCTCGCCGGAGCTCCGACGCCAACGCCGGAATCGACGCAGGAAGCCAGAAACATATTCGCACAGCGTGGCCTGACAGTGTTCTGA
- a CDS encoding acetate kinase, producing the protein MIDVRSFVLVVNCGSSSVKFGVFSGSGREPILSALAENLGQATSRLVVKENGEKTEMSLDGGSHDVALQKLLGILDDKDWLGSVVAVGHRIVHGGEQFCAATRIDGSVLHDINGLSRLAPLHNPANVLGVRTAMAALPSIPHVAVFDTAFHATMPPAAYAYAIPQDCYRNLGIRRYGFHGTSHRYVAMEAVSLLGLDPQDHGIVIAHLGNGASATAVRNGQSLDTSMGFTPLEGLVMGTRSGDIDPGALFHIAREDGLSIDELDTLLNRKSGLLGLSGLSNDCRTLESAAREGHEGAKLALDVFVHRLARYIGGLATSLDRLDAVVFTGGIGENSATMRKATIEHLKVLGLTLDEDANSQMFGGRCGVISTAASKPVAAVIATNEEWMIAHDTLSIVTSTEAA; encoded by the coding sequence ATGATCGATGTTCGTTCGTTCGTTCTCGTAGTCAATTGCGGGAGTTCGTCCGTCAAGTTCGGCGTCTTCTCCGGCTCGGGCCGCGAACCCATCCTGTCTGCGCTCGCTGAAAATCTCGGACAGGCGACAAGCCGCCTCGTCGTCAAGGAGAATGGCGAGAAGACCGAGATGTCGCTTGATGGCGGCAGTCATGATGTCGCGCTCCAGAAACTGCTCGGCATCCTTGACGACAAGGACTGGCTGGGTTCGGTCGTCGCCGTCGGTCACCGCATCGTTCATGGCGGCGAGCAATTCTGCGCCGCCACCCGTATCGATGGCAGCGTGCTGCACGACATCAACGGCCTCTCCCGCCTGGCACCGCTGCACAACCCGGCCAACGTGCTCGGCGTGCGCACCGCCATGGCGGCGCTGCCCTCCATCCCTCATGTCGCCGTCTTCGACACCGCCTTTCACGCCACGATGCCGCCGGCCGCCTATGCCTATGCCATCCCGCAGGATTGCTACCGCAATCTCGGCATCCGCCGTTACGGCTTCCACGGCACCAGCCATCGCTATGTCGCCATGGAAGCCGTCTCGCTCCTCGGCCTCGACCCGCAAGACCATGGCATCGTCATCGCCCATCTCGGCAATGGTGCCTCGGCAACTGCAGTTCGCAACGGCCAGAGCCTCGACACTTCGATGGGCTTCACCCCGCTCGAAGGCCTCGTCATGGGCACCCGCTCGGGCGATATCGATCCCGGCGCACTGTTCCACATCGCCCGCGAGGACGGCCTGTCGATCGACGAACTCGATACGCTCTTGAACCGCAAGAGCGGCCTTCTCGGCCTCTCCGGCCTTTCCAACGATTGCCGCACGCTCGAAAGCGCCGCCAGGGAAGGGCACGAGGGTGCAAAGCTTGCGCTCGACGTCTTCGTTCACCGGCTGGCACGCTATATCGGCGGCCTCGCCACCTCGCTCGATCGGCTGGACGCCGTCGTCTTCACCGGCGGCATCGGCGAAAACTCGGCCACCATGCGCAAGGCCACGATCGAACACCTCAAGGTGCTTGGCCTCACGCTCGACGAAGATGCCAACAGCCAGATGTTCGGCGGCCGTTGCGGCGTGATCAGCACCGCTGCCAGCAAGCCGGTCGCAGCCGTGATCGCCACTAATGAGGAATGGATGATCGCCCATGACACCCTGAGTATCGTCACCAGCACCGAGGCCGCCTGA